A stretch of Paracoccus aminophilus JCM 7686 DNA encodes these proteins:
- the nikC gene encoding nickel transporter permease encodes MLSNFRSWALDDMPTSRAQAGWGRRYRIWLALRRNPLAMIGLTIIVLAVALAIFAPLLSPYDPAIQDLNNRLAKPSAAHLFGTDELGRDILSRILYGGRVTLGMVITVVVLVAPLGLAVGCIAGYFGGKVDALLMRITDVFLAFPRLILALAFVAALRPGVESAILAIALTAWPPYARIARAETMTIRNSDFIAACRLTGASRWRIVARHIAPMCVPSLVVRVTLDMSSIIITAASLGFLGMGAQPPSPEWGAMIATARQFMLQQWWVAVAPAVAILLTSLAFNFLGDGLRDVLDPKQN; translated from the coding sequence ATGTTGAGCAATTTCCGCAGCTGGGCACTGGACGACATGCCCACCTCGCGCGCACAGGCGGGTTGGGGGCGGCGCTACCGCATCTGGCTGGCGCTGCGCCGCAATCCGCTGGCGATGATCGGTCTGACCATCATCGTTCTGGCCGTGGCGCTGGCGATTTTCGCGCCGCTGCTGTCGCCTTATGATCCGGCGATCCAGGATCTGAACAATCGCCTTGCAAAACCCTCGGCCGCGCATCTTTTCGGCACGGACGAGCTGGGCCGCGATATCTTGTCGCGCATCCTTTACGGCGGCCGTGTTACCCTTGGCATGGTGATCACCGTCGTCGTGCTGGTTGCGCCGCTGGGGCTCGCCGTCGGCTGTATCGCGGGCTATTTCGGCGGCAAGGTCGATGCGCTTTTGATGCGCATCACCGATGTCTTTCTGGCTTTCCCGCGCCTGATCCTTGCACTGGCCTTCGTCGCGGCACTGCGCCCCGGCGTCGAGAGCGCCATTCTGGCGATCGCGCTGACCGCCTGGCCGCCCTATGCCCGCATCGCCCGGGCCGAGACCATGACCATCCGCAACAGCGACTTCATCGCGGCTTGCCGCCTGACCGGCGCGTCGCGCTGGCGCATTGTCGCGCGTCATATCGCGCCGATGTGCGTGCCCTCGCTGGTGGTGCGGGTGACGCTGGATATGTCCTCGATCATCATCACCGCCGCGAGCCTTGGCTTTCTCGGCATGGGCGCACAGCCGCCGTCGCCCGAATGGGGCGCGATGATTGCGACCGCACGCCAGTTCATGCTTCAGCAATGGTGGGTCGCGGTCGCCCCTGCCGTGGCGATCCTGCTGACCTCGCTGGCCTTCAACTTCCTCGGCGACGGTCTGCGCGACGTCCTCGACCCCAAACAGAA
- a CDS encoding ABC transporter permease, whose translation MNKRLKTTLSLLGSVIATLFGLAVITFLIGRVMPVDPVIAAVGDNAPEAVIQRVRAEMGLDQPLIVQFGHYLWQILHGDFGKSILTQNPVTTDIAHYFPATMELATYALLIAVLIGVPLGILSAVKQGSVIDQIIRVLCLAGHSVPVFVLALLALLIFYAGLGIAPGPGRQDIIFQDMLPTVTGFLTIDALLAGDLDAFRDALAHLVLPVAVLSYFSMAYITRMTRAFMLDALKGEFIVAARAKGLSMSRVIFGHAFPTVAVQLITVIALTYAGLLEGAVVTETVFAWPGLGQYLTISLMNADMNPVVGATLLIGTIYVGLNLLADVLYRVFDPRVK comes from the coding sequence GTGAACAAACGGCTGAAAACGACTCTCAGCCTGCTCGGCAGTGTCATTGCGACACTGTTCGGGCTGGCTGTGATCACCTTTCTGATCGGCCGGGTCATGCCGGTCGATCCCGTGATCGCGGCGGTGGGCGACAATGCCCCCGAAGCGGTTATCCAGCGCGTGCGCGCCGAGATGGGGCTCGACCAGCCCCTGATTGTGCAGTTCGGCCATTATCTCTGGCAGATCCTGCATGGCGATTTCGGTAAATCGATCCTGACCCAGAACCCGGTCACGACCGATATCGCGCATTACTTCCCGGCCACGATGGAGCTTGCGACCTATGCGCTGCTGATCGCGGTGCTGATTGGCGTGCCGCTTGGCATTCTCTCGGCGGTGAAACAGGGCTCGGTGATCGACCAGATCATTCGGGTGCTTTGCCTTGCCGGACATTCGGTGCCGGTCTTCGTTCTGGCGCTGCTGGCGCTTTTGATCTTCTACGCAGGGCTTGGCATTGCGCCGGGACCGGGGCGTCAGGATATCATTTTCCAGGACATGCTGCCGACCGTGACCGGCTTTCTGACCATTGACGCGCTGCTCGCAGGCGATCTTGACGCCTTCCGCGATGCCTTGGCCCATCTGGTGCTGCCCGTCGCAGTTTTGAGCTATTTTTCAATGGCTTACATTACGCGGATGACGCGCGCCTTCATGCTCGATGCGCTCAAGGGCGAGTTCATCGTGGCCGCGCGTGCGAAGGGCCTGTCGATGAGCCGGGTGATTTTTGGCCATGCTTTCCCGACGGTTGCCGTCCAGCTGATCACCGTGATCGCGCTGACCTATGCCGGCCTTCTTGAAGGCGCGGTCGTCACCGAGACGGTCTTCGCCTGGCCCGGTCTTGGCCAGTATCTGACCATCTCGTTGATGAATGCCGATATGAACCCGGTCGTCGGCGCCACTTTGCTGATCGGCACGATCTATGTTGGCCTGAACCTTCTGGCTGATGTTCTCTACCGCGTGTTCGACCCGCGCGTGAAATAA
- a CDS encoding ABC transporter substrate-binding protein, whose translation MLSRRHFLAGAAAFPALSYLSLGTAFAANPKTVLVVAQQLDNMTSLDPHESFEAIGSEICGNMYHKLVMPNYEDANKVEPQIAESWSAGEDGKTFTFKIRTGLKFSSGGALSAEDCAWSLQRSVSMNKGPAFIITQFGWNAENAAEMIKATDAETLVLTTAAPTSIAFLLYCLSANVGSIVEKAVVEAKAVDGDWGNAFLQKNSAGSGEFMLQVWRPSDTVSLQVNPNGTYKGDLQRIILRHIVDPSAQLLMLQKGDVDIARNLTSEQLKTLKDDASIVLVRKAIASLNLISLNVSNEKLKHPKVWEAVKWALDYEGIQKNILPMTHEVHQSIVPNGLPGADNATPFQKDAAKAKALLAEAGFPNGFEIKMDHYSAQPHPAIAQAVQANLAEIGIKVTLLAAENRQVLTKMRAREHEMALSAWGTDYFDPNSNAEVFCINTDNSDDAATKPFAWRSHFQDEKAAEMAVSARDEADPAKRVEKYLELQQYFMNNSPFAIMMQGSNTAACRPNVTGVLLGTLSDSNSYAGTTKA comes from the coding sequence ATGCTCTCCAGACGTCATTTCCTTGCCGGAGCCGCCGCATTCCCGGCGTTGTCCTATCTTTCGCTCGGGACGGCCTTCGCGGCCAATCCGAAGACCGTGCTGGTTGTCGCCCAGCAGCTCGACAATATGACGAGCCTTGATCCGCATGAAAGCTTCGAGGCGATCGGCTCGGAAATCTGCGGCAACATGTATCACAAGTTGGTCATGCCGAACTACGAGGACGCCAATAAGGTCGAGCCTCAGATCGCGGAAAGCTGGAGCGCAGGCGAAGACGGCAAGACCTTCACCTTCAAGATCCGCACCGGGCTGAAATTCTCCTCGGGGGGCGCGCTCAGCGCCGAAGATTGCGCCTGGTCGCTTCAGCGCAGCGTGTCGATGAACAAAGGCCCGGCCTTCATCATCACCCAATTCGGCTGGAATGCCGAAAACGCCGCCGAGATGATCAAGGCTACTGATGCCGAGACGCTGGTTCTGACCACCGCCGCGCCGACCTCGATCGCCTTCCTGCTTTACTGCCTCTCGGCCAACGTCGGCTCGATCGTCGAGAAAGCCGTGGTCGAGGCGAAAGCGGTCGATGGCGACTGGGGCAATGCCTTCCTGCAAAAGAACTCGGCCGGTTCGGGCGAATTCATGCTGCAAGTCTGGCGTCCGAGCGACACCGTCTCGCTGCAAGTGAACCCGAACGGCACCTATAAGGGCGATCTTCAGCGCATCATCCTGCGCCATATCGTCGATCCTTCGGCCCAGCTTCTGATGCTGCAAAAGGGCGATGTCGATATTGCCCGCAACCTGACGAGCGAGCAGCTCAAGACGCTGAAGGACGATGCCTCGATCGTGCTGGTGCGCAAGGCGATTGCCTCGCTCAACCTGATCTCGCTGAACGTCTCGAATGAGAAGCTCAAGCATCCGAAGGTCTGGGAAGCGGTGAAATGGGCGCTCGATTACGAGGGCATCCAGAAGAACATCCTGCCGATGACCCATGAGGTCCACCAGTCGATCGTCCCGAACGGTCTGCCGGGCGCCGACAATGCGACCCCGTTCCAGAAGGACGCCGCCAAGGCGAAAGCCCTGCTGGCCGAGGCCGGTTTCCCGAATGGCTTCGAGATCAAGATGGACCATTATTCGGCCCAGCCTCATCCCGCAATCGCTCAGGCGGTTCAGGCCAACCTCGCCGAGATCGGCATCAAGGTTACGCTGCTGGCCGCCGAGAACCGTCAGGTTCTGACCAAGATGCGCGCGCGTGAGCATGAGATGGCGCTGTCGGCCTGGGGCACGGATTATTTCGATCCGAACTCGAACGCCGAAGTCTTCTGCATCAACACCGACAACTCGGATGATGCCGCGACCAAGCCTTTCGCCTGGCGCTCGCATTTCCAGGACGAGAAAGCGGCAGAGATGGCGGTTTCCGCACGCGACGAGGCCGATCCGGCCAAACGCGTCGAGAAATATCTCGAGCTTCAGCAGTATTTCATGAACAACAGCCCCTTCGCGATCATGATGCAAGGCTCGAACACGGCGGCCTGCCGTCCGAATGTCACCGGCGTTCTGCTTGGCACGCTGTCTGACAGCAACTCCTATGCAGGAACGACCAAGGCGTGA